The window TAATTTTTGGTGCCTTCTGGTTGGTAATAAAGGAATACGCTTTTGCATTCGTGCCAGGCTTCCTAATTGGATATTTATTATATGCCTTTATTCATTATGCAATTCATGCATACCAACCACCCAAAAACTTTTTAAGATGGTTATGGATTTATCATAGCATCCATCATTACAAACACCCAGATAAATATTTTGGAGTTTCTTCTCCTATTTGGGATTTTGTATTTAATACAATTCCTAAGAAAAAGTAGAAATGTCTTCTATTAGCATTTTAGGTTGTGGTTGGCTTGGATTAGCCTTAGCTGAAGAACTTATCAAAAGAGGTTTTAAGGTAAAAGGAAGTACAACCACAACTGAAAAAATATCACAGTTACAATCCAAAGGAATTGAGGCTTATGAAATTGAATTACCAAATAATAAATTTGATAAAAGCTTTTTCGCTACAGATTATTTAATAATTGACATCCCTCCCAAAAGCTCAAAAGCGGGTGTAAATCATCACTTTGAAAGTATTAAAAGCATTATTCCCTACATAAAAAACGATCAAAAAATAATATATATAAGTTCAACCTCTGTTTACCCTGATGTTGATCACCCTATAAACGAAGATCATGAATTAGATAAAAATTCAGATAGAGCCAATGCTTTAATACAAGTAGAACAACTACTCCTCAACACTTTCTATGATCGCTTAACCATTATAAGATCTGGAGGATTATTAGGCTATGATAGAATACCTGGCAAATATTTCGCGGGTAAAAAAGTAAACCAATACGATCAAAAAGTAAATTATTTACACAG is drawn from Marivirga arenosa and contains these coding sequences:
- a CDS encoding NAD(P)-binding domain-containing protein codes for the protein MSSISILGCGWLGLALAEELIKRGFKVKGSTTTTEKISQLQSKGIEAYEIELPNNKFDKSFFATDYLIIDIPPKSSKAGVNHHFESIKSIIPYIKNDQKIIYISSTSVYPDVDHPINEDHELDKNSDRANALIQVEQLLLNTFYDRLTIIRSGGLLGYDRIPGKYFAGKKVNQYDQKVNYLHRDDAVGIIITVIDKKAWGCILNAVAPQHPTRKEVYLKNADDYSFEYPIFENTPQELTNRIIENSKIEQILYYSFIYPDPLHFFYIN